In Amblyraja radiata isolate CabotCenter1 chromosome 39, sAmbRad1.1.pri, whole genome shotgun sequence, the following proteins share a genomic window:
- the vamp8 gene encoding vesicle-associated membrane protein 8 yields MAAATADNRISDGRVRSLQSDVEGVKTIMSENVDRILARGEKLDDLMNKTEDLQASSEHFKTTSQKVARKYWWKNTKMIIILVIIVVIILTLIILFATHVIPS; encoded by the exons ATGGCAGCAGCCACA GCGGACAACCGTATAAGCGATGGTCGTGTACGCAGCCTCCAGAGTGACGTGGAAGGGGTGAAGACCATCATGTCCGAGAATGTTGACCGGATACTGGCACGTGGCGAGAAGCTGGATGACCTTATGAACAAGACTGAGGACCTGCAAGCCAGT tcaGAACACTTCAAGACCACGTCACAGAAAGTGGCACGGAAGTACTGGTGGAAAAATACCAAGATGATCATTATCCTTGTGATTATTGTTGTCATTATCCTGACCTTGATCATTCTCTTTGCCACACATGTCATCCCGTCCTAA